Proteins from a genomic interval of Blastocatellia bacterium:
- a CDS encoding TonB-dependent receptor, which yields MFNNFSKILVGLMLLASAEVVIAQNIKATVSGRVLDSQQTALTEVELTIVDLNRGLERQITSNSQGYFYQAGLDAGRYRIKANKSGFAVYESQEFELKVGDATSLEIQLQVAQIEADVQVFASSSTELQLNEVKLSRSFNQKEMNDLPVQSSGTGRNFYAQARTAPGVATSTSAHRPFAVSGQRPRNNNYLIDSVENNDPNSGFIAGRGVTEQLVSQEAVQSFEIITHNFKAEYGRNSGSIVSLVTKSGTNDFHGSVYEYHNNSAISARNPLLQDQISQRGNLAGFTFGGPVKKNKVHFFGNYEFFRPRGSELRTFQTLTDKERVRAVASVRPLVDLYPQSPNGSRIFTVGTPRVVNQNTYLIRTDIILNNQQTLAFRHNYTDANTDSQGIGNTVSSRVNIHNQTLGGTIHYNYAISPRLFNELRVGYTRQTEDDTFLDPSFLGDPKINGEIGFLIVSGLSLGGPLSFLGRQNFQNNYQISDDVSFQKGNHAIKFGGSFRRLQVNGGAINSGFRGQIFFPSIDAFLAGQALSYNRNVGNPLIGLRRTEFHTYIQDDWKVNTKLTLNFGLRYELNTAPTEAADRILEEYRFRGDKNNFAPRVGFAWSVLPKTVIRGGYGIFYNAIELSFIGLTRFNPPIVGNISAFRPQLPNLASQANAVLPTGLVIPDLNARTPYAQHISFSVERELFNPNSTFTLSYVGTQGRKLSRTRRPNGGENLAQAMRPDPKIGVLNRLETSANSDYHALQFSMSQRINQNLLIRAAYTYSKFIDDVSEITDTNQNLDRGVIPVDENNLRLERAVSDFHIPHIFTVSYIYQLPFFASNRFAGGWTISGITTLQSGRPFTLFSGTNNPLGSNNNRLNDVAGLLVRDPSSITLIKILTGANRSLLTPATGKVGTLGRNTEVGDSFLETNLSVSKDFALKENLKLQVRAEVFNLFNNSNFGTVETLFTSPNFGRVTSAFDARRTQIAVRVTF from the coding sequence ATGTTTAACAATTTTTCAAAAATCCTTGTTGGACTTATGCTGCTCGCTAGTGCAGAAGTTGTAATAGCGCAAAACATTAAAGCTACTGTTTCAGGACGTGTTTTAGATAGTCAACAAACGGCTTTAACGGAGGTAGAACTTACTATAGTAGATCTAAATAGAGGTTTAGAACGTCAAATAACTAGTAATTCACAAGGTTATTTTTATCAAGCAGGCTTAGATGCGGGCCGCTACCGTATAAAAGCCAATAAATCAGGCTTTGCTGTTTATGAAAGCCAAGAATTTGAATTAAAAGTTGGTGATGCTACAAGTTTGGAAATTCAATTACAAGTTGCTCAAATAGAAGCAGATGTCCAAGTTTTTGCTAGCTCATCTACAGAACTTCAACTTAATGAAGTCAAACTTTCTCGTAGCTTTAACCAAAAGGAAATGAATGATTTACCCGTACAGTCTAGCGGGACGGGAAGAAATTTTTATGCCCAAGCTCGCACCGCGCCCGGAGTTGCTACATCAACTTCAGCACATCGACCTTTTGCCGTTAGTGGTCAACGTCCAAGAAATAATAATTATTTAATTGATTCAGTAGAAAATAATGATCCTAATTCTGGCTTTATCGCTGGTCGAGGCGTAACCGAACAGCTTGTTAGTCAGGAAGCTGTACAAAGTTTTGAAATCATTACTCATAATTTTAAGGCTGAATATGGCCGTAATTCAGGCTCTATTGTTAGCCTTGTAACCAAATCAGGGACAAATGATTTTCATGGAAGCGTTTATGAATATCATAATAATTCTGCTATTTCTGCTAGAAATCCATTGTTACAAGACCAAATTTCCCAACGAGGCAATTTAGCAGGCTTTACTTTTGGTGGGCCAGTAAAGAAAAATAAAGTTCATTTTTTTGGTAATTATGAATTTTTCCGCCCTCGTGGTAGCGAACTACGAACTTTTCAAACCTTAACCGATAAAGAACGAGTTAGAGCCGTTGCTAGTGTTCGTCCCCTTGTTGATCTTTATCCACAATCTCCAAACGGTTCAAGAATTTTTACTGTAGGGACTCCACGAGTTGTTAATCAAAATACTTACTTAATCCGCACCGATATTATCTTAAATAATCAGCAAACCTTAGCTTTTAGGCATAATTACACCGACGCTAACACCGATAGCCAAGGCATTGGAAACACAGTCTCTAGCCGCGTTAATATTCATAATCAGACTTTAGGCGGAACAATTCATTATAATTATGCAATTAGCCCTAGGCTTTTTAATGAATTACGAGTTGGTTATACAAGACAAACTGAGGACGATACTTTTCTAGATCCTAGCTTTTTAGGTGATCCAAAAATAAATGGTGAAATCGGCTTTTTAATTGTTTCTGGTCTTAGTTTAGGCGGGCCACTTAGCTTTTTAGGCCGACAAAATTTCCAAAATAATTATCAAATTAGCGATGATGTTTCTTTCCAAAAAGGCAACCACGCTATTAAATTTGGTGGCTCGTTTCGTCGGCTTCAAGTTAATGGTGGTGCAATTAATAGCGGTTTTCGTGGACAAATTTTCTTTCCAAGCATTGATGCTTTTCTTGCTGGTCAAGCACTTTCTTATAATCGCAATGTTGGAAACCCACTTATAGGTTTGCGTCGGACAGAATTTCATACCTATATTCAAGATGACTGGAAAGTAAACACAAAACTTACGCTTAATTTTGGCTTGCGTTATGAGCTAAACACCGCACCAACAGAGGCCGCTGATAGAATTTTAGAAGAATATCGTTTTCGTGGTGATAAAAATAATTTTGCTCCTCGTGTCGGTTTTGCTTGGTCAGTGCTACCTAAAACCGTTATTCGTGGTGGCTATGGAATTTTCTATAATGCTATTGAGCTTTCTTTTATTGGGTTAACCAGATTTAACCCTCCAATAGTAGGAAATATTTCTGCTTTTCGTCCTCAACTGCCTAATTTAGCATCTCAAGCTAATGCTGTACTTCCTACAGGGTTAGTTATTCCTGACCTAAATGCTAGAACACCTTATGCACAACATATTAGCTTTTCTGTAGAGCGAGAATTATTTAATCCTAATTCAACCTTTACGCTTTCTTACGTAGGCACACAAGGAAGAAAACTTTCCCGAACACGTCGCCCAAATGGTGGAGAAAACCTAGCACAAGCTATGCGTCCAGATCCTAAAATAGGCGTTCTTAATAGGTTAGAAACCTCTGCTAATTCTGATTACCACGCGTTGCAATTTAGCATGTCACAACGAATTAACCAAAACTTGCTAATTAGAGCCGCTTACACTTATTCAAAATTTATTGATGATGTTTCAGAAATAACTGACACCAACCAAAATCTTGATCGTGGTGTTATCCCAGTTGATGAGAATAATTTACGGCTAGAACGTGCTGTTTCAGATTTTCATATTCCACATATTTTTACTGTTAGTTATATCTATCAACTACCATTTTTTGCTAGCAATCGTTTTGCAGGTGGTTGGACAATTTCTGGTATAACTACGCTACAATCTGGCAGACCATTTACGCTATTTAGCGGTACAAATAACCCACTAGGCAGTAATAATAATAGACTTAATGATGTAGCAGGGCTTTTAGTTCGTGATCCATCTTCTATTACTCTAATAAAAATACTTACTGGTGCAAACCGTAGTTTGCTAACACCTGCTACTGGAAAAGTTGGTACATTAGGGCGTAATACTGAAGTAGGGGACAGCTTTTTAGAGACTAATTTATCTGTTTCTAAAGATTTTGCTCTAAAAGAAAACTTAAAATTACAAGTTCGTGCTGAGGTCTTTAACCTCTTTAATAACAGTAATTTTGGCACTGTAGAAACGCTTTTTACTTCTCCTAATTTTGGCCGTGTGACATCGGCTTTTGATGCAAGAAGAACACAAATAGCAGTTAGAGTTACTTTCTAA
- a CDS encoding PIG-L family deacetylase translates to MRIFIYLLIIMLTLNLLLLKFPINSTLAQSNNNELAIYQSLLDLTFPFTIMCIAAHPDDEDSDALAYYRMKYGARTVLVTATRGEGGQNSQGAELYQDLAVIRAKETQAMAKRLDTITFNLAMPDFGFSKSAQETFTIWNRREALRRLVLAIRAYQPDIIITVHDRKTGHGHHQAARLLAEEAYDLAADRNAFTEQLSGLNRLEPWKVKRLFARTLSKTNFDTEFDSNQIAKVYNQPYSQIGYQSRLEHRTQGPWPAIELKGERMIRHNLVKSVDEDFNRWYLLWQRLTEVDIYKKIQPIIFGEQIDSPEKTAKLPTPELISRLIKALNIVREYLKEEGKNDFKAKVLAGKLEKSLLLLTKISLKVIANKETVSPTEELSATVTLSNNSALAVEAKPISISLPENWEFEEKTKLNTNLEAGANSSQELTLKLNEFARTTLPLVDHIYDLDFLEPQINIAAKVSLPELLEPILLTATTRVEVNPLIEMEISPNNKLVNITDSGETNSYPVQIKITNRSRTTILGRLRPSTVPPIQITPQEQQLKVEGQSTSIVTFFVAIGRPVPEGLARLPIIFVDDYGREVVSKELRMNLIRVLSANVDIGYLRTFDFTLPQTLDFYGVSNREITVKEITEGNLNSSFNTIVLDNRAYLAYPELEKANQKLLNFVRNGGTLIVFYQRASDWNDKQLSPYPIKIGDERITNENAPVDILVKDHPLITSPNKITVADFQGWIQERGLNFPSEWDERYFTLLSCSDPDEEELKSGLLVAGHGRGQYIYVSYALSRQLRAFNPGAFHLFANMISLPKTK, encoded by the coding sequence ACCGCATGAAATATGGTGCGCGTACAGTTTTAGTTACTGCTACAAGGGGTGAGGGTGGGCAAAATTCCCAGGGAGCAGAACTTTATCAAGATTTAGCGGTGATTAGAGCAAAAGAAACTCAAGCAATGGCAAAACGCTTGGATACAATAACCTTTAATTTGGCTATGCCAGATTTTGGATTTTCTAAGTCTGCTCAAGAGACTTTTACTATTTGGAATCGTCGTGAAGCTTTGCGACGACTTGTTTTAGCTATTCGTGCTTACCAACCAGACATTATTATTACAGTTCATGACCGCAAAACTGGACATGGACATCATCAAGCAGCAAGGCTTTTAGCAGAAGAAGCTTATGATTTAGCTGCTGATCGTAATGCTTTTACTGAACAACTTAGCGGATTAAATAGACTAGAACCTTGGAAAGTCAAGCGTCTATTTGCTCGTACTTTAAGCAAGACAAATTTTGATACAGAATTTGATTCTAATCAAATTGCTAAAGTTTATAACCAGCCTTACTCACAAATAGGTTATCAATCTCGTTTAGAACATCGAACACAAGGCCCTTGGCCGGCAATTGAGCTAAAAGGCGAAAGAATGATCCGTCATAACTTGGTTAAAAGTGTAGATGAGGATTTCAACCGCTGGTATTTACTTTGGCAAAGGTTAACAGAAGTAGATATTTATAAAAAAATTCAACCTATTATTTTTGGTGAACAAATAGATAGTCCAGAAAAAACAGCAAAATTGCCTACTCCAGAGTTAATTAGTCGATTGATTAAAGCTCTTAATATAGTGAGAGAATACTTAAAGGAAGAAGGTAAAAATGATTTTAAGGCTAAAGTTTTAGCGGGAAAACTAGAAAAATCTCTACTCTTACTAACTAAAATTTCATTAAAAGTTATTGCTAATAAAGAGACAGTTTCACCAACTGAAGAACTAAGCGCAACAGTAACATTAAGTAATAACAGTGCTTTAGCTGTAGAGGCTAAACCCATAAGCATTTCTTTACCAGAGAATTGGGAGTTTGAAGAAAAAACAAAATTAAACACCAATTTAGAAGCAGGAGCAAATAGTAGCCAGGAGTTAACACTTAAACTTAATGAATTTGCTCGAACAACTTTACCTTTAGTAGATCATATTTATGATTTAGATTTTTTAGAGCCACAAATAAACATTGCTGCTAAAGTTTCTTTACCTGAACTTTTGGAACCAATTTTATTAACTGCCACAACTAGAGTTGAAGTTAATCCATTGATAGAGATGGAAATAAGCCCTAATAATAAGCTAGTTAATATTACTGACTCAGGCGAAACAAATTCTTATCCAGTACAAATAAAGATTACTAATCGCTCTCGTACTACTATTTTAGGTCGGTTACGTCCATCAACTGTACCCCCAATACAAATTACACCTCAAGAACAACAGCTAAAAGTTGAAGGACAATCAACTAGTATTGTTACTTTTTTTGTTGCTATAGGTCGTCCAGTACCAGAAGGACTAGCTAGACTACCAATTATTTTTGTAGATGATTATGGCCGAGAAGTCGTTAGCAAAGAGCTAAGAATGAATTTAATCCGAGTTTTATCAGCTAATGTTGATATAGGATATTTACGTACTTTTGATTTTACTTTGCCACAAACACTAGATTTTTATGGTGTATCAAATAGAGAAATAACCGTAAAGGAAATAACAGAAGGAAACTTAAATAGTAGTTTTAATACAATAGTTTTAGATAATCGTGCCTATTTAGCTTATCCTGAACTAGAAAAAGCTAATCAAAAACTACTCAATTTTGTACGTAATGGAGGCACATTAATAGTTTTCTATCAACGTGCAAGCGATTGGAATGACAAGCAGTTAAGTCCATATCCAATTAAAATAGGTGATGAAAGAATAACTAATGAAAATGCACCAGTAGATATTTTAGTAAAAGATCACCCATTGATAACTTCCCCAAATAAAATTACAGTAGCAGATTTTCAAGGCTGGATACAAGAGCGAGGATTAAATTTTCCTAGTGAATGGGATGAACGTTATTTTACTTTGCTTTCCTGTTCTGATCCTGATGAAGAAGAATTAAAAAGCGGGCTACTTGTAGCAGGTCATGGTCGAGGTCAATATATTTATGTTAGCTATGCCTTAAGTCGTCAGTTAAGAGCTTTTAATCCTGGTGCCTTTCATTTATTTGCTAATATGATAAGTCTACCTAAAACAAAATAA
- a CDS encoding metallophosphoesterase, whose product MRIFATSDLHTDFKENWTLLEQLSQTAYQKDLLIVAGDIAHKLSIIKDTLELLKTKFQQVCYVPGNHELWVKGENNHSLDKFASILELCKHIDVNTQAIELANIAIVPLFSWYESSFDSESKDNQPPEWSDFYFCRWPEDINSIAGHFLKLNQDRINNYTKKVISFSHFLPRQELLPSREWLKFKALPKVSGCIGLDRQIRAIKSTTHIFGHSHINWDVNIDGVRYVQNALSYPRERVYREKPTIKLIWSDEN is encoded by the coding sequence ATGCGCATTTTTGCTACCTCAGATTTACATACAGATTTTAAGGAAAACTGGACGCTTCTTGAACAACTTTCCCAAACAGCTTATCAAAAAGACTTGCTGATTGTTGCAGGTGATATTGCTCATAAATTATCCATTATTAAAGATACATTGGAATTATTAAAAACCAAATTTCAACAGGTTTGTTATGTACCAGGTAATCATGAGCTTTGGGTAAAGGGAGAAAACAACCATTCACTAGATAAATTTGCTAGTATATTAGAATTATGTAAACACATTGATGTAAACACACAAGCAATTGAATTAGCAAATATAGCTATTGTTCCACTATTTTCTTGGTATGAAAGCTCTTTTGACAGTGAATCAAAAGATAATCAGCCGCCTGAATGGTCAGATTTTTATTTTTGTCGCTGGCCCGAGGATATTAACTCTATTGCTGGACATTTTCTTAAACTAAACCAAGATAGAATCAATAATTACACTAAAAAAGTAATTTCATTTTCTCATTTTCTTCCAAGACAAGAATTATTACCTTCTAGGGAATGGTTAAAATTTAAGGCACTGCCAAAAGTATCTGGCTGCATAGGCTTAGATCGTCAAATCCGAGCAATAAAATCAACAACTCATATTTTTGGTCATAGCCATATTAATTGGGATGTAAACATTGATGGGGTTCGATATGTACAAAATGCCCTTTCTTATCCAAGAGAGCGAGTTTATAGAGAAAAACCAACAATAAAATTAATTTGGTCTGATGAAAATTAA
- a CDS encoding SDR family oxidoreductase: MDLGLKDRVAIVTGASQGIGKAIAEGLAAEGTSLVICARNIETLEKTTKYLRETYKTQVIGLTADVTKAEDIDRLVKQAIGSFGHIDILVNNSGGPHATKFQSTSIEAWQHGIDLILMSVVNACRAVIPHMQTRQWGRIINITSISVKQPINDLILSNSLRAGVVGLAKSLANELGKDNILVNNVCPGYTLTERLQELVNIRAKNNNIAQEQVVKQWETDVPIGRLAQPSEIADYVVFLASERASYINGTTVAVDGGLVKSIM, from the coding sequence ATGGATTTAGGATTAAAAGACCGTGTAGCCATAGTAACAGGAGCTAGTCAAGGCATTGGTAAGGCTATTGCTGAAGGATTAGCTGCTGAAGGAACATCTTTAGTAATTTGCGCTCGTAATATAGAAACACTAGAGAAAACTACTAAATATTTAAGAGAAACTTATAAAACTCAGGTCATAGGTTTAACAGCAGATGTCACAAAAGCAGAGGACATTGACCGTTTAGTTAAACAAGCTATAGGTAGTTTTGGGCATATTGATATTTTGGTTAATAATTCAGGTGGCCCGCATGCAACTAAATTCCAATCTACTTCTATAGAAGCTTGGCAACATGGAATAGATTTAATTTTAATGAGTGTAGTTAATGCTTGTCGTGCGGTTATTCCTCATATGCAAACTAGACAATGGGGACGAATTATAAATATTACTTCTATTTCTGTAAAACAGCCTATTAATGATTTAATTCTTTCTAATTCCTTACGTGCTGGAGTAGTAGGACTTGCTAAAAGTTTAGCTAATGAGCTAGGTAAAGATAATATTTTGGTAAATAATGTTTGTCCTGGCTATACTTTAACCGAACGTTTGCAAGAGCTTGTAAATATTCGAGCAAAAAATAATAACATTGCTCAAGAACAAGTAGTTAAACAATGGGAAACAGATGTCCCCATAGGCCGGCTTGCTCAACCATCAGAGATTGCTGATTATGTAGTATTTCTAGCATCAGAACGTGCAAGTTATATTAATGGAACAACTGTAGCGGTAGATGGTGGGTTGGTAAAATCAATAATGTAG